The following proteins come from a genomic window of Rhodohalobacter sp. 614A:
- a CDS encoding DUF4374 domain-containing protein — MNQTNHNLLRKLSRLLSIALVFTVISCSDNSTSPDPEPEPEPENQYFTMGIGAGGGNYLLTSDELLTGEISPEGNGLEVGAGRDLLSEGRYIYDFDRNTKNFIQYEMIEDGTIQEVATILGTEYVADRANSKNKLDENTLLYLDPVQWGEPEVKWVRISIPEFTVHSSGSFNLPTIAQTEDVNWQVNVGRATVHGDKLVMGTVYYDLDGNYLEDAHAIVLDYPGMTNPALIETDKLNAELGITSDANYVHTDNGDLYIKASGGNFWGKPGTEDQPGGGILRIKAGETDFDDSYFLDLTEVLGEPTNIMHLNHVSGNTAIAMLFNPSEMDWSNYEGDHYYYAKINLETQEVTPYDVPTSGSRLSRYPLVHDGMFYTFLKSAANSTTHVLRIDTEGGPDAYTVGARLVGENIIGYSIFAHPTE; from the coding sequence ATGAATCAAACGAATCATAATCTTTTAAGAAAATTATCAAGGCTGCTAAGCATTGCTCTTGTATTTACCGTTATATCCTGCTCAGATAATTCCACATCACCTGATCCTGAGCCAGAGCCCGAACCTGAAAACCAATATTTTACCATGGGGATTGGTGCCGGAGGTGGTAACTACCTTTTAACCTCCGATGAATTACTGACGGGCGAAATTTCCCCTGAAGGAAATGGCCTTGAAGTAGGTGCCGGGCGAGATCTGCTATCTGAAGGAAGGTATATTTATGATTTCGATCGAAACACCAAAAATTTTATTCAATATGAAATGATCGAAGATGGTACCATTCAGGAAGTAGCTACCATTCTCGGAACGGAGTACGTTGCCGATCGTGCAAACTCCAAAAACAAACTTGATGAAAACACACTCCTGTATTTAGATCCCGTTCAGTGGGGAGAGCCTGAAGTAAAATGGGTGAGAATCAGCATTCCGGAATTTACAGTTCATAGTTCCGGTAGCTTTAATTTGCCAACCATTGCTCAAACCGAGGATGTCAATTGGCAGGTAAATGTTGGGCGTGCAACTGTGCATGGAGACAAACTTGTCATGGGTACCGTTTATTACGATTTGGATGGCAATTATTTGGAAGATGCTCATGCAATTGTTCTGGATTATCCCGGTATGACAAACCCTGCACTTATTGAAACGGATAAGCTCAATGCAGAATTGGGAATTACCAGTGATGCAAATTATGTACACACAGATAATGGTGATCTGTATATTAAAGCCAGTGGCGGAAATTTTTGGGGGAAACCAGGTACCGAGGATCAGCCCGGTGGAGGCATTTTGAGGATTAAAGCAGGAGAAACCGACTTTGATGACAGCTATTTTCTGGATCTGACTGAAGTACTTGGGGAACCCACCAACATCATGCACCTGAACCATGTATCTGGTAACACAGCCATCGCTATGCTTTTTAATCCATCGGAAATGGATTGGAGCAACTACGAAGGAGATCACTACTATTATGCTAAAATAAATCTCGAAACACAGGAAGTAACTCCGTATGATGTCCCCACCTCAGGCTCCAGGCTTTCCCGATATCCATTAGTGCATGACGGAATGTTTTATACATTTCTGAAAAGCGCCGCCAACAGCACAACCCATGTTCTTCGAATTGACACAGAAGGAGGTCCTGATGCATACACCGTAGGAGCTCGGCTTGTTGGAGAGAATATTATTGGCTACTCCATTTTTGCCCATCCAACGGAGTAA
- a CDS encoding NUDIX hydrolase: MKASDKKLEAALLHSGFKVTAVSCILICENELLLIKRKKDPHQGLYCPVGGKVDPHESPKTAIVREVKEETGFDIDPPVLGGVMVESSPVKYNWISLIFSYNIDRVEPPISDEGELEWIHKDRLESIPIPKTDLYIYKKILAKEFFFLDVDYDKDLNINEMSDNLDELKNH; encoded by the coding sequence ATGAAAGCATCCGACAAAAAACTGGAAGCGGCGCTCCTTCATTCAGGATTTAAGGTTACCGCGGTTTCATGTATCCTGATTTGCGAAAATGAGTTGCTCCTCATCAAAAGAAAAAAAGATCCGCACCAGGGACTTTATTGCCCGGTTGGCGGAAAAGTGGATCCTCACGAATCTCCCAAAACAGCTATTGTACGAGAAGTAAAAGAGGAAACCGGATTTGATATTGATCCCCCTGTTTTAGGCGGAGTGATGGTTGAATCCTCCCCGGTAAAGTACAACTGGATCAGCCTGATTTTTTCGTACAACATCGATCGTGTTGAACCTCCAATTTCGGATGAAGGTGAACTGGAATGGATTCATAAAGACCGGCTGGAATCAATCCCGATTCCTAAAACGGATCTTTATATCTACAAAAAGATTTTAGCCAAAGAATTCTTTTTTCTTGATGTAGATTATGATAAAGACCTGAATATCAATGAGATGTCGGATAACCTGGATGAGCTAAAAAATCATTAA
- a CDS encoding PepSY-associated TM helix domain-containing protein — MQKYSFKKIVGKIHLWLGLASGLVVFIVSLTGCIYVFQEEISRALNTNVWVEVEPQNQPYASVETYINKVKEQYTGELNRITFDIFYSQNDAVVSWVEDLDDNNKAFILNPYTGEVIKSFEYSVTFWAFVRSMHVSLLIPGIGDDIVAASTLIFLISLISGLVLWWPRNKKVAKKRVSFKWQKRTGMKRKNYDLHNILGFYSIFALIFITVSGLTMAYDWMDQAVMWTVNGGSVNNQEEITEPTLSESLQNKQQEEYSLGVDETLKSIRESYNGFKHFFIIFPESTDTVYVMAEPTEDSFYNRTDIYKLERSSGRIAGYELWESKNNGEIYQGMELDIHVGSVLGLPGKILAFVVSLIAATLPITGFYIWWGRRPKKSKRKPVKKNQRSRKPNKVAASVS, encoded by the coding sequence ATGCAGAAATACTCCTTTAAAAAAATTGTTGGAAAAATACACCTCTGGCTCGGGCTTGCTTCCGGGCTGGTGGTGTTTATCGTTAGTCTTACAGGTTGTATTTACGTATTTCAAGAGGAGATTAGCAGAGCTTTAAACACCAATGTATGGGTAGAAGTAGAACCCCAAAATCAACCTTATGCCTCCGTTGAAACATACATCAACAAAGTAAAAGAACAGTATACAGGAGAATTAAACCGTATTACGTTTGATATATTTTATTCTCAAAATGATGCTGTAGTAAGCTGGGTTGAGGATCTGGATGATAACAACAAGGCTTTTATTTTGAATCCGTACACGGGAGAGGTGATCAAAAGCTTTGAGTATTCCGTTACATTTTGGGCATTTGTTCGTTCCATGCACGTTTCATTGTTAATTCCCGGAATTGGCGATGATATCGTAGCTGCATCAACACTTATTTTTTTGATATCTCTGATTTCCGGATTGGTACTTTGGTGGCCCCGAAATAAAAAAGTGGCTAAAAAACGAGTGTCTTTCAAATGGCAGAAGCGAACCGGAATGAAGAGAAAAAATTATGACCTGCATAATATTCTGGGATTTTACTCCATTTTTGCTCTGATTTTTATTACTGTTTCCGGCTTAACGATGGCATATGACTGGATGGACCAGGCCGTTATGTGGACGGTAAACGGCGGATCTGTTAACAATCAGGAAGAAATTACAGAACCTACTCTCTCTGAAAGCTTGCAAAACAAACAGCAAGAAGAGTATTCTCTTGGAGTTGATGAAACTCTGAAATCCATTCGGGAATCTTATAATGGATTTAAACACTTCTTTATAATTTTTCCCGAAAGCACTGATACAGTTTACGTTATGGCTGAACCCACAGAGGATTCGTTTTATAACAGAACTGATATTTATAAACTCGAAAGAAGTAGTGGCAGAATTGCCGGATATGAACTCTGGGAATCCAAAAATAACGGAGAGATCTATCAGGGAATGGAACTCGACATCCATGTGGGTTCTGTATTGGGGCTGCCGGGAAAAATTTTAGCCTTCGTAGTTAGCTTGATTGCTGCAACCTTACCCATTACCGGATTTTATATTTGGTGGGGCCGTCGGCCAAAGAAATCAAAAAGAAAACCTGTCAAAAAAAACCAGAGGTCGCGTAAGCCCAACAAAGTTGCTGCATCTGTTTCTTAA
- a CDS encoding TonB-dependent receptor yields MKFSTVLFAAVIACFFSTEILFAQTGSISGMITDESGESLPGITIQFKDSPKGVATDATGFFIIENIPAGRHTFVVSGVGFSRQEFEAEIRANEKTDVEITLNRSTTELETLTVEAKSETQEIREQAYSVTSIGTRSIENRSTNMNQVLTRAAGIRVREQGGMGSNFNVSINGLSGRAVRFFVDGKPIDRFGSAYGINNFPINLVDRIEVYKGVVPAEFGSDALGGVVNLVTKSGYNNFVDVSYSIGSFGTHQTSFLSNWQHPSNGLSLNLEGFFNYSDNNYEVWGEGVEVGDPETGRAIGIRIERFHDAYRSWSGKAEIGLNDKKWADTFTASFIYADDKNEVQHGATMASVYGEAERMEETIGPSAYYLKDDLFVDGLGVELYSSFTWLESTTVDTSSRRYNWAGEVIDERPTNSEMGSGRNGKSLLTLSNENQLYQGSAWYEMNDNHQLRFNVTIDHTERDGNDPYISNRTASFREPQEIKKRVVSLSYQADALDDKLNQTVWAKNYDFKAYSVDEEYVTDSLGHRPVAFPVEGSTNDFGYGYAVKYSFSDDLIAKFSAEKTYRIPDADEILGDGLFVANSPNLEPESSLNFNLSFLANRLKIGQSRISFEPSFFYRNTENLILYIVQENRNSGSYSNIGKVRGMGASLDATYEYQHWLNLNANITYQDLRDWRETIGPNRNQTYKDRLRNTPYLMSNGELNLRKTEFFREDDEASFFWSVKYVHEFFLNWPSLGNPNTKSAIPAQLVNDIGVNYSFSHGTYNVSFEVRNLLNEQVYDNYLLQKPGRGFYLKLRTFFNQK; encoded by the coding sequence ATGAAGTTTTCTACGGTTCTGTTTGCAGCAGTCATCGCGTGTTTTTTTTCTACCGAAATTCTTTTTGCTCAAACCGGCTCCATTTCAGGAATGATTACAGATGAGTCGGGAGAATCCCTGCCCGGGATAACTATTCAATTCAAAGATAGTCCGAAAGGTGTGGCGACGGATGCCACCGGTTTTTTCATTATCGAAAATATTCCTGCAGGTAGACATACATTTGTCGTATCTGGCGTTGGATTTAGCCGACAGGAATTCGAGGCTGAAATACGGGCCAATGAGAAAACGGACGTAGAAATTACTCTCAACCGAAGCACCACTGAGTTAGAAACGCTGACTGTTGAAGCGAAATCAGAAACTCAGGAGATTCGTGAACAGGCTTATTCTGTGACATCTATTGGTACCCGAAGCATCGAAAACCGGAGTACCAATATGAATCAGGTTTTAACCCGTGCCGCAGGTATTCGGGTACGTGAGCAGGGTGGGATGGGCTCGAACTTTAATGTTTCCATTAATGGCCTGTCTGGCCGTGCAGTTCGGTTTTTTGTAGATGGTAAACCCATTGATCGGTTTGGATCTGCATATGGTATCAACAATTTTCCAATTAATCTTGTAGACCGTATTGAAGTTTACAAAGGTGTTGTGCCGGCAGAATTTGGAAGTGATGCTCTTGGCGGGGTGGTCAATCTGGTCACCAAATCGGGCTACAATAATTTTGTCGATGTCTCTTATAGTATCGGTTCTTTTGGAACGCATCAAACCTCGTTTTTAAGCAATTGGCAACACCCCTCAAATGGCCTGTCTTTAAATTTGGAAGGGTTTTTCAACTATTCGGATAATAATTATGAAGTTTGGGGAGAAGGTGTAGAAGTGGGCGATCCGGAGACGGGAAGAGCTATTGGTATTCGCATCGAGCGTTTTCATGATGCGTATCGTTCGTGGTCTGGCAAAGCGGAAATTGGACTGAATGATAAAAAATGGGCGGATACATTTACGGCAAGTTTTATTTATGCGGATGATAAAAATGAAGTTCAACATGGCGCTACAATGGCCAGTGTTTATGGGGAAGCGGAACGCATGGAAGAAACCATTGGCCCCTCAGCATATTATCTGAAAGATGATCTGTTTGTTGATGGATTGGGCGTTGAGCTTTATTCATCATTCACATGGTTAGAAAGTACAACAGTTGATACAAGTTCACGGCGATACAACTGGGCGGGAGAAGTGATTGATGAACGTCCGACCAATAGTGAGATGGGAAGTGGCAGAAACGGAAAATCCCTGTTGACTCTCAGTAACGAAAATCAACTTTATCAGGGATCTGCCTGGTATGAAATGAATGATAATCATCAACTGAGGTTCAATGTCACGATCGATCATACAGAGCGGGATGGTAATGATCCTTACATATCAAACCGAACGGCTTCATTCAGAGAACCCCAGGAGATCAAAAAAAGAGTTGTATCTCTAAGCTATCAGGCCGATGCATTGGATGATAAACTGAATCAAACTGTATGGGCCAAAAATTACGATTTCAAAGCCTATTCAGTTGATGAAGAATATGTAACAGATTCTTTAGGTCACCGCCCCGTAGCATTTCCGGTTGAAGGGAGCACCAATGATTTTGGATATGGATACGCTGTTAAATACTCTTTTAGTGATGATCTGATCGCAAAATTTTCAGCAGAAAAAACGTACAGAATTCCCGATGCTGATGAAATTTTAGGGGACGGACTTTTTGTTGCCAACAGTCCGAACCTCGAACCTGAAAGCAGTTTAAACTTTAACCTTAGTTTTCTTGCGAACAGGCTGAAAATAGGGCAAAGCCGAATCTCATTTGAGCCCTCCTTTTTTTACAGGAATACAGAAAATTTAATTCTTTATATCGTTCAGGAGAACAGGAATTCCGGCAGCTACTCAAACATTGGGAAAGTGCGTGGAATGGGAGCCAGTCTGGATGCAACCTATGAATATCAACATTGGCTTAATCTGAATGCAAATATTACCTACCAGGATTTAAGGGATTGGAGAGAGACCATTGGGCCGAACCGAAATCAAACCTATAAAGATCGTCTGAGAAACACACCTTATTTGATGTCGAACGGAGAACTCAATCTTCGGAAAACAGAATTTTTCAGGGAGGATGATGAAGCGTCATTCTTCTGGTCTGTAAAATATGTTCATGAGTTCTTTTTAAACTGGCCGAGTCTTGGAAATCCAAATACAAAGTCTGCCATTCCTGCTCAACTGGTGAATGATATTGGCGTGAACTACTCCTTTTCTCACGGGACGTACAATGTATCGTTCGAGGTTCGAAATCTACTGAATGAACAAGTATACGATAACTACTTACTGCAAAAACCTGGACGAGGATTTTACCTCAAACTCAGAACTTTTTTTAATCAAAAGTAA
- a CDS encoding imelysin family protein: MSLIKKFTIAAFIIFLISGCSGNNFDRSLILENVTNNLIIPAYEDFNQTADALHSSSLTFTENPSPQTLADLKTAWERSIKSWKRAEVYNFGPVESLVLVTAIDRWPTSERGIEQAIEDFDRSDDYLIRIGSNRKGLPAIEYLLFHDEGPVILEEFSDADRKTYLNLLTEALTQHSSAILEEWNSGYAEEFISKTGNEADSGITLLANELGYMLQKVRMEKIEIPFGSQTEGTPRLQMLESVHANLTKELIRENLISAQQTFNGGEGSGFDDYIAALGIEDENGELLSEAVNREYENAFLILDEIDGSLEDAILNQKSTVQELIDSINQLYIYTDIDMISQLGILTVFSDNDGD, from the coding sequence ATGAGCCTCATCAAAAAATTTACAATTGCTGCTTTTATAATTTTCCTGATTAGCGGCTGCTCAGGCAACAATTTCGATCGCTCTTTGATCCTCGAAAATGTTACCAATAACCTGATTATTCCTGCATACGAAGATTTCAATCAAACGGCGGATGCCCTTCATTCTTCTTCTTTAACTTTTACGGAAAATCCCTCACCCCAAACTCTTGCGGATTTAAAAACGGCATGGGAGCGATCCATAAAATCCTGGAAACGAGCGGAAGTGTATAATTTTGGGCCGGTTGAATCGCTGGTTCTGGTAACCGCCATTGACCGCTGGCCAACAAGCGAACGGGGAATTGAACAGGCAATTGAAGATTTTGACAGATCAGATGATTACCTGATCAGAATCGGAAGCAACCGAAAAGGTCTGCCGGCTATTGAGTACCTGCTGTTTCATGATGAAGGGCCGGTTATCCTCGAAGAATTTTCGGATGCTGATCGAAAAACTTATCTCAATTTGTTGACGGAAGCTCTCACACAGCACAGTTCTGCTATTCTTGAGGAGTGGAATTCCGGATATGCCGAAGAATTTATCAGCAAAACCGGGAATGAGGCAGATTCAGGAATTACGCTTTTGGCAAATGAGCTGGGATACATGCTTCAAAAAGTGAGAATGGAAAAAATTGAAATACCATTTGGATCACAAACGGAAGGCACCCCACGGCTTCAAATGCTGGAATCGGTTCATGCTAATCTTACCAAAGAACTGATTCGTGAAAATCTCATCTCCGCACAACAAACATTCAATGGCGGCGAAGGAAGTGGTTTTGATGACTACATCGCCGCTCTCGGAATTGAAGATGAAAATGGTGAACTGCTCTCTGAAGCGGTCAACCGGGAATACGAAAATGCTTTTCTTATTCTTGATGAAATAGACGGCTCGCTGGAAGATGCCATCCTCAATCAAAAATCCACGGTACAGGAGCTGATTGACAGCATCAACCAGTTATATATTTATACCGACATTGACATGATTTCCCAGCTTGGCATCTTGACCGTTTTTAGTGATAATGATGGAGACTAA
- a CDS encoding imelysin family protein has translation MNKIFFPSTLSLIVLVFLFSSCSSDTDVRPVIENYADIALASYEDALADAEAMDQAINEFVENPSKSTLQSAKDAWLAARETYGQTEAFRFYGGPIDDEEGPEAQLNAWPLDESYIDYVVEPANGDLESNGANIINSPEEFPEIDKELIASLNERGGETNVSSGYHAVEFLLWGQDLSSGPGGGERPYTDYVTGSEGTNENQERRAEYLTETSALILDDLQMLVNEWEEDSDNYRAFFTSEDQLMNSVERILNGIGKLSKGELAGERMFVSLDLRSKEDEHSCFSDNTHRDIVANAIGIKSVLTGMYTRSNGALISGPSILQLIENKDPELAAELRDTVTESVSSSMQIQAPFDQEILNQEGRQRIMETINLLRRQGDLIAEAAAEFGFTVDPDAI, from the coding sequence ATGAATAAGATTTTTTTTCCTTCCACACTTTCCCTCATCGTTTTAGTATTTCTCTTTTCATCTTGCAGTTCTGACACCGATGTAAGGCCGGTCATTGAAAACTATGCTGATATAGCCCTGGCCTCCTATGAGGATGCACTCGCAGATGCAGAAGCAATGGATCAGGCCATCAACGAATTTGTTGAAAATCCGTCGAAATCCACTTTACAGTCTGCAAAAGATGCCTGGCTTGCAGCGCGGGAAACCTATGGACAGACCGAAGCATTCCGGTTTTATGGCGGCCCTATTGATGATGAAGAAGGCCCCGAAGCACAACTCAACGCATGGCCGCTTGACGAATCCTACATCGATTATGTTGTGGAACCGGCCAACGGGGATTTGGAATCCAACGGAGCCAATATCATCAACAGCCCGGAAGAGTTTCCAGAGATTGACAAGGAATTGATTGCGTCTCTGAATGAACGGGGCGGCGAGACAAATGTAAGCTCGGGTTATCACGCTGTAGAATTTTTGCTGTGGGGACAGGATTTGAGCTCTGGTCCCGGTGGTGGTGAGCGTCCGTATACGGATTATGTAACCGGCAGTGAAGGAACAAACGAGAACCAGGAACGCCGGGCTGAATACCTGACTGAAACCTCGGCACTTATTCTGGATGATCTCCAAATGCTGGTGAATGAATGGGAAGAAGACAGCGACAATTACCGGGCTTTTTTCACTTCCGAAGATCAATTAATGAATTCTGTTGAACGAATTTTGAATGGGATTGGAAAACTGAGCAAAGGCGAACTGGCCGGTGAACGAATGTTTGTTTCTCTTGATCTCCGAAGTAAAGAAGATGAACACTCTTGCTTTAGCGATAATACTCACCGGGATATCGTGGCAAATGCGATTGGAATCAAAAGTGTTCTGACCGGAATGTACACGCGCTCAAATGGCGCCTTAATAAGCGGTCCCAGTATTTTGCAATTGATCGAAAACAAAGATCCTGAATTAGCTGCAGAGTTACGCGATACAGTTACTGAAAGTGTCTCTTCGAGCATGCAGATCCAGGCTCCCTTCGACCAGGAAATCCTGAACCAGGAAGGCCGCCAGCGCATTATGGAAACCATCAATCTTCTTAGAAGACAAGGTGACCTGATTGCAGAAGCCGCTGCAGAATTCGGATTTACTGTTGATCCGGATGCCATTTAA
- a CDS encoding di-heme oxidoreductase family protein has protein sequence MKKGKITKIGTALFVVLLFVGFAFAFSRGFFDPLSEWREEGEQLSGGETTVFNTSVNAFGEAAPNLTGNKDLFFVTGNAFFKRNWVTAPASTEDLDGLGPLFNARSCSSCHNLDGKGAPPESPDEHPVDLLFRLSRPAPDSIRTIPDENYGRQFNHLSVLGVEPEGEVQVTYNEISGEYPDGMSYTLREPVYEFKNLKYGAFPDDIMISPRIAQHLVGLGLLEAIDEETLKSLADPDDSDGDGISGKLNYVYDYASEELKVGRFGWKANQPSVRQQTAVAFREDIGITSELFPDELCAEFQTECKEARSGGDPELTEDILDRVALYMETIAVPARRNWDEPDVLKGKRAFHTIGCASCHVPKLQTGEHPEHPEFSNQIIYPYTDLLLHDMGEGLADNALDAEATGTEWRTPPLWGIGLVETVSGHTYFLHDGRARNLEEAILWHGGEAEQSQQNFKQLSKEERDNLIKFLNSL, from the coding sequence TTGAAAAAAGGTAAGATCACCAAAATAGGAACGGCACTTTTTGTCGTTCTTCTGTTTGTCGGTTTTGCGTTTGCATTCAGCCGCGGTTTTTTCGATCCGCTCTCTGAATGGCGTGAGGAAGGCGAACAATTAAGCGGTGGTGAAACAACTGTTTTTAATACATCAGTGAATGCGTTTGGAGAGGCAGCACCAAATCTTACAGGTAATAAGGATCTTTTCTTCGTAACGGGAAATGCTTTTTTCAAACGAAATTGGGTCACGGCTCCCGCATCTACAGAAGACCTGGACGGGCTTGGCCCCCTATTCAATGCTCGCTCTTGTTCAAGCTGCCATAATCTTGATGGAAAAGGCGCGCCGCCTGAAAGTCCGGATGAGCATCCCGTTGATTTGCTCTTCCGTTTGAGCCGGCCTGCGCCGGACAGCATCCGCACCATACCGGATGAAAACTATGGACGCCAGTTCAATCATCTGTCTGTTTTGGGAGTTGAACCTGAGGGCGAAGTGCAGGTCACCTACAATGAAATTTCCGGAGAGTATCCCGATGGAATGTCCTATACTCTTCGCGAACCTGTCTATGAGTTTAAGAATTTAAAGTATGGCGCGTTTCCGGATGATATCATGATTTCTCCACGGATTGCCCAACACCTTGTGGGGCTTGGCCTGCTCGAAGCGATAGATGAAGAGACTTTAAAGTCGCTGGCTGATCCTGATGATTCTGACGGAGACGGTATTTCCGGCAAACTCAACTATGTGTATGATTATGCATCGGAAGAGTTGAAGGTTGGGCGATTTGGCTGGAAAGCGAATCAGCCCTCGGTTCGTCAACAGACAGCGGTGGCTTTTCGTGAAGATATTGGAATTACTTCCGAACTTTTCCCGGATGAACTTTGTGCTGAATTTCAAACCGAATGTAAAGAAGCGCGATCTGGCGGCGATCCTGAACTCACCGAAGATATCCTCGACCGGGTAGCCCTTTACATGGAAACGATTGCCGTCCCTGCCCGGCGAAATTGGGATGAACCAGATGTTTTGAAAGGCAAACGGGCTTTTCATACGATTGGTTGTGCATCTTGCCACGTTCCGAAATTGCAAACGGGCGAGCATCCTGAACACCCAGAATTTTCGAATCAAATTATCTATCCCTATACGGATCTGCTTCTCCACGATATGGGAGAAGGCCTGGCAGATAACGCCCTGGATGCCGAAGCCACCGGAACCGAATGGAGAACGCCGCCGCTGTGGGGAATCGGTCTGGTGGAAACCGTAAGCGGCCACACCTATTTTCTTCATGACGGACGTGCCCGAAATCTTGAAGAGGCCATTCTATGGCACGGCGGTGAAGCCGAACAAAGCCAACAAAATTTCAAACAACTCAGTAAAGAAGAGCGCGATAATCTCATTAAATTTTTGAATTCGTTATGA